The DNA window TTGTTTTTGTTTAACTACGATATAATAATTCTGAAGATATTAAAAAGGTAAGAGAAGATGAAAAAAACTTTATTTAGTTTAGTCTTAATGGGATTGTTGTCAGTTATCAGTTCAACTGCATTTGCTTTTGAAATATATAGCAATATTAATACGCCTGCTACATTGTCTTTGCAAACGCCTAGAGTTACAAAATGCGGAACGGCAAGCTGTAAAATTTATTGGTTTGGTATAGTAAAATTAGGAGATTGTTCCTATCAGGCCGCTCTAAAAAATGGAAAAATGTCGCAAGTCCATCATCAAGATACACAAATAAACGGTTGGTTCTGGCTAAAAACTATAACAACAAGGGTTTATGGAGAATAAAATTTGCGTCTGTAGCTCAGTGGATAGAGTAGCGGTTTCCGAAACCGTTGGTCGTGCGTTCAAATCGCATCAGGCGCATTTTATTATATCAAGGGGTTCAGCTTTTTTGTAAATTTCGGAAATTCCATTTCGGGACAATTTCGGGACAGTTGGAAATAAAACACCACGATAAACGACAATAAAAAATAAAATGCCGACAAGGTTTTATCCCTGCCGGCATGATGTAGTTTGTTTATTTTTCTTCTCTGTAAGAGAGGTGTAATATCAATGAGTCCATTTGGTCGGTAATTTTATTGATAGCCTTAGATTCCTGATTAAAAAGATTGAGAGAAGTTAACAATTCTTCTGTTTTTATTGCATCAAAATCTAATAAACAGTTTTTTTCATCCCAAAGCCTTGTTAATAAACTTGTTACAGTTTCTATGTGCCAAGCTTTCCACTGAATTTCATTTCTTGCTTGTTCAAGTTCTTCGGCAATCTGTTGCAGGCTTTTTTCTTCTTTTTTAGTTTTTGTTAATACCGTTAATGTCATTTTGTTTTCTCCTTTGTTTTAGTACTAAATCTTTTAACTATTGCTTGACTTCTTGATGTTAATATACTAAATCTTGAGCATAAAGTCAACCGTTTTTGTATAAAGATATTTAACATTTTGTAATAAATTGAAAGCACTATGTACTATATTTGAATCATAATGTTATAATACTTACAGATACTTATAACAAAAGGAAAATTTGAAATGATAAAATGCAATTTGTCCCGTATTCTCGGAGAAAAAAGGATAACAATTAAAGAGGTTCACGAAAAAACAGGACTTTCCAGAAACACGGTTTCTAACCTTTACAATGAGAAGGCTGGTCGTGTGGATTTCGATACTTTAGAAAAATTGTGTATATGCCTGAACTGCAACATCGGAGATTTATTGGAATATGTAAAAGAAGCTTAACTTATCGCAAGTTGCGATCGGTTTCTTTCCGGCATAAACTTTATTTATAAATAACTGAAAATATTTCTAAGATATTGGAAATCAATTTTATTTTAATTTCACTGTCAATTTCATCAATTTTTAAAATTCTTTCAATTAATACTTTTTCTTGAGCTATAAGAATATTTCTATAATTTTCATTAGTTTTTATGGAAAACTCATTAATTTTTTCTAAAGAGCAAATTCTCTTTTCAATGTCATCAAATTTTTTATTCCAAAACATTTATTATTCCCTATCTTTTTAAATTAATAAGCATATTACTTTATTCAAGTATTTCATTTCAAATTTGCACTAAAACACTCAACGCACAAGCCGTTTTAAGGCATATTTAATTTTAATCAGGAGTGTTTATGCCTCCTGATTTTAGATATAAATGATAATAAGAATTTTTGTATTATTTTTGTTTTTCAAAAACATATGATTTATATTTATGAGTTTCAGAAAAAAGATTGACTTTTTGTTAATTAATGTAAATACTATAATTAATAGTACCTGCCGAGCCTCTTCAAGAATGCTAAAATTGGCGGGTCTTCTTTTTATAATGGGTTTATAGCTGGTGAATCACAAATGAAAAAATTTGATAAAAAATCTCTTGATTATAGCGAACAAATTGAACTCTTAAAAACCAGAGGTTTAATAATTGAGAATGAACAAGAAGCGATAAATTTTCTAAAATATACTAATTACTATCGTTTATCTTCCTATATGCGGCATTATCAGATAAATTCAAACCACGAGTTTAAAGAGGAGACTACCTTTAACGATATTAAAAACTTGTATTGCTTTGATAGAGAGTTGAAATATTTAACATTTAAATATATTAAACAGATAGAAATAGCTGTTAGAGCTGTTTTTTCTCATAATATGACTACAAATTATGGTTCTCATTGGTTTTATTATGATAAATGCTTCTATAATTCAAATGACCAACAGGCTTTTCTTGGGATAATAAAAAATGAAATAAAGTACAATGATAAATATAAGGAAACTTTTATAAAATATTATTACCAAAAGTATAATGAACCTGATTTACCGCCATTTTGGATGGCAATTGAAGTTTTTTCCATAGGAAATTTGTCTAAAGCCTTGTCTAAAATAAAAGATAATGACGGTAAGCAAATAGCAAAAATTTTTAACATTCCTTTCAATCTTTTAAAAAGTTGGCTTCACTCTTTAACAACTGTAAGGAATATAGCTGCTCATCATTCCAGATTATGGAATAGAAAATTTACTATTGCACCAAAAAAACACTTTAATTTTAGTTATCATACTGAATACAACCAAAATAGCTTTTACGCTCATGCAATAATCATCGAGTTTTTATTAAAGCAGATTACTCCTGATAATCAATGGAAATCTTTATTGAAAGAACTTTTTATAAAATATAAAGTTGACCCGATTAAT is part of the bacterium genome and encodes:
- a CDS encoding Abi family protein; translated protein: MKKFDKKSLDYSEQIELLKTRGLIIENEQEAINFLKYTNYYRLSSYMRHYQINSNHEFKEETTFNDIKNLYCFDRELKYLTFKYIKQIEIAVRAVFSHNMTTNYGSHWFYYDKCFYNSNDQQAFLGIIKNEIKYNDKYKETFIKYYYQKYNEPDLPPFWMAIEVFSIGNLSKALSKIKDNDGKQIAKIFNIPFNLLKSWLHSLTTVRNIAAHHSRLWNRKFTIAPKKHFNFSYHTEYNQNSFYAHAIIIEFLLKQITPDNQWKSLLKELFIKYKVDPINLGFPAEW
- a CDS encoding TRL domain-containing protein, with amino-acid sequence MKKTLFSLVLMGLLSVISSTAFAFEIYSNINTPATLSLQTPRVTKCGTASCKIYWFGIVKLGDCSYQAALKNGKMSQVHHQDTQINGWFWLKTITTRVYGE
- a CDS encoding helix-turn-helix transcriptional regulator is translated as MIKCNLSRILGEKRITIKEVHEKTGLSRNTVSNLYNEKAGRVDFDTLEKLCICLNCNIGDLLEYVKEA